The genomic segment TGAGGAACTGCTTTCGCTCAAGAAAATGCCGACTGATGAATCCCTCGCTCTTCTGAGCGCGATGGATGCGGTTCTGGGCCTCGATCTGCTGGAGCTGGACCGCGCCGAGCTGCGGCTGCGGCCCAAGCATGCCGCTATTGAGGAAGCAGAGATCGATGCCGCGCTGGAACGCCGCAAGGCCGCCCGCGCGGAGAAGGATTTCGCGACGTCCGATGCGATCCGTGACGAGCTTGCGGCCAAGGGCGTGGATGTGATGGACGGCGATCCGCTAGGTTGGGAATGGAAACTGGCATGATGAAGATTCTGCGCGGCACGGTTCTGGCCCTCGCGGCCGTGGCTCTTCCTGTCAGCCCGGCATGGGCCGATGAGGATGACGATATTCTCGCTGCCGCTCAGGCCGCCTTCGCCCCCTATCAGAGCGAAGAGCCCTGGACCGGGCCGGACTGGGACATGCCGATTTTCTCCAGCGAGACAAAGGCGCTGGTTGACGAATGGAAGGCCGGGCTGAGCGACGAGGACGTCGAGGATCTCAACAGCTTCAGCTGGCTGTGCCAGTGTCAGGATTTTGATCCCAACAGCTTCCTGGTCGAGCTTGAAGTCAACCACGCCGAAGGCACCGACGTTTCCACAGTGGATGCCCGCGCCGGTTTCGGCCCGGATCGCAACGATCTGGCCGAAAGCGAGCTGTATATGTTGCGCGAGAATGGCCGCTGGACTCTGGACGACATCGTCTCCGAATCTTTCCCCAAGGGTCTGAAAGTGGAACTGGTCGCCGCGATTGCCGCGCATAAGGCACGTCCCGCCGAGGCGGATGAGGGCGCTGAATAGGCATGACCATTGCCGTTCTGCCCGGTCTTGCCCGCCCGATGCTTGAAGCGCGATTGCCCGACTGGATCGAGCCGCGCTGGTGGCATTCGGTCGAACAGCTTCACGCGCTCGCGCCGGAGGCGGAGATCGGCTGGTTCGACATGCATTACAAGCCGCCCTTGCTGGAGGCCGTGGCGCTGGCGAAAGGGCTGAAATGGCTCAATTCCGTCTATGCCGGGCTGGACTTCCTGCCGATGGACGAAATGCGCGAACGCGGCGTGCAGCTGACCAACGGCACCGGGCTGACCGATATTCAGGTGTCTGAATTCGCTGTGCTGGGCATGTTGGCGATCGCCAAGAACTATGCTGCCATCGTGCGCGCGCAGGACCGGCATGAATGGCTTTCTGCCGCACCGGGTATTCGCGATCTGGCGGGCAGCCGGGCGCTGATCCTCGGTTATGGCGCGATCGGGCGGAAGATCGGCGAGAAACTTGCCGGCTTCGGCGTGGAAGTGGTGCCCGTGCGGCGCCATGCTGCCGAAGGCGTGCTGACGCCGGACCAGTGGCGCGCCCGGATCGGGGAGTTCGACTGGATCGTGCTCACCGTGCCCGGCACGCCGGAGACCGAAGGCATGATCGGCGCTGCCGAAATTGCCGCGATGAAGCCTGAGGCTGTGCTGGTGAACTTTGCCCGTGCCAATGTGGTCGATCAGGAGGCGTTGGTTGCAGCACTGAAGGACCGGCGAATCTTTGCCGCCATGCTCGACGTGACCGACCCGGAACCGTTGCCGGCGGACCATGTTTTGTGGGATCTGGATAACGCGCATATCACCATGCACCTTTCGGGCATTCCCACGCCGCAGAGCATGCTGCGCGGGGCCATCCGCTTCGTGGAAAACTGCGAACGCTACCGGAAGGGCGAGCCGCTGGAGCCGCGCTTCGACCCGGTGCTGGGGTACTAGGCAAAGTTCTCGTCATTGAGAGGAACCGGTGGTTCCGAAGCAATCCAGAGCGTAACGAGTTGTGCCCTGGATTGGTTGGCCAAGGCCAGCTTCGCTTCCGCTTCGCTCGCAATGATGAATTGGCCTTCATCACGCATCCTCCAGCAGCAGCAATTCCACGCTGACCGCCAGGCGCGGTTCGGGCGTGAGGGCGTGGTCCACTTCGACGATGGCCGCATCGGCCACCAACTGGCGGGGAATGTCGAATTCGTAATCCGGCAGTTCGGCGATGAAATGCTCGCCTGCCTCCACCGCTTGCGCACCTTCGAACAGCAGCTCCAGCCGATGACGCGTGCCCGCAAAGGTGATGCTGGCCCAGGAGGTTTCCCGGTGGCTGGCGATTCGCGCATGGCCACAGGCAAGGCTTTGCACGGCGGCGCGCAGCCGGTCTGACGTGTTCATCCTGCCGCGGGTTACAGCGCGAGTGGGGCGGGGAAGGGTGGCGGGATCAGCCAGCATGGGTGGTTTCCTCATATATGTTCATGAAATGTTCCACGCACTTTTCCATGCGAGGGCGGGGCGTGCGGCCATTGCGCAAATCGAGCACGAAACGCGGATCGTGCACGGCCAGACGGCCGAATTTGGTCACCGGCATGCCGGTGCGGCGCAGGAATTTCTCGACCTTGCGAATCAGCATTGTCACTCCTCGTCAGACTTTTTGCGGCGCGGTGCGGGGCAGGGTGCCTGCATCGACCTGCATCGACTCGATGCGACTCTCCTCGCGCTTGAAATCCTACTTGTCTAGGAAAAATCCTACGTGTAGGATGCCTATATGGCAAATTCCCTAGATGCTCCCTCCGCTGACCCTCGCGAGCGCCTTGTTGCGCTGGCCAATGCGCGCGGGGTCAGCCTTGCTGCGCTCTCTCGCCTGATCGGGAAGAATGGCACATATCTGCAGCAATTCGTCACCAAGGGCAGCCCACGGCGCCTTGCCGAGGAAGATCGGCAGGTGCTGGCGCAGTTCTTCGGCGTAGCGGAGAGCGAGCTGGGCGGTGCGGCGGAAAAATCCTATGCGCACAAGGGCGGCGGCTGGGTGGACATACCCCGCCTGGCACTCGACGCTTCCGCCGGGCCGGGCAGTTTCAGTGCGCAGGAAGTGCCGTTCGACACGTTTCGTTTCTCGGCCCGCTGGTTGCGCGAGCAGGGGCTCGATCCCGCCATGCTCTCGGCCATTGCAGTGGCAGGCGATTCGATGGAGCCGGTGCTGCGCGACGGGGATGAGATTCTGGTGGACCGCACTCCGCGCCCCTTGCGTGAGGGTATCCATGTCGTTCGCCTGGGCGAGGCTTTGCATGTGAAGCGCATTCAGGTCGCTCGGCCCGGCATGCTCACTCTCATCAGCGCCAATCCGGCCTATCCCCCAGTGGAAGTGCCGCTGGCGGAAGTGGACGTGATCGGGCGCGTGGTGTGGAAGGGCGGGCGGATCTAGCCGGATGCTGCTTCTCGCTCGTCATTGCGAGCGGAGCGAAGCGAAGCTGGCCTTGGCCAACCAATCCAGCGGCCGAGCGCGCCGGACCCTGGATTGCTTCGGGCCTTGCCCTCGCAATGACGAAGGTTCTCTCGCTTGCATTCGCGCGGTCCACCGGCCACCTAAGCGCGATGTCCGATACCGATACTGCGCCCCAGAGCCCTCCCCAAAGCCCTCCAATGCGGGCCGCCATCATTCCCGTCACTCCGCTTGAGCAGAACTGCTCGCTCATCTGGTGCGCGAAGACGATGAAGGGCGCGCTGGTCGATCCGGGTGGCGATCTCGACAAGCTGAAGGATGCCGTGCGCCGGGCGGGCGTGACGCTGGAAAAGCTGCTCGTCACCCATGGCCATATCGACCATTGCGGGCAGACGGGCATTCTGGCGAAGGAACTGGGCCTGCCCATCGAAGGTCCGCATGAGGCGGACCGCTTCTGGATCGCCCGGCTGGACGAGGATGGCCGCCGCTGGGGCCTGCATGGCGAGATTTTCGAGCCGGATCGCTGGCTGCAGGATGGCGACAGGGTCACCGTGGGTGAGGTTGAGCTGGAAGTGATTCACTGCCCCGGCCACACGCCCGGCCATGTGGTGTTCTTCAACCGCCCCACGCGCTTTGCCATTGTGGGTGACGTGCTGTTTCGCGGCTCCATCGGGCGGACCGACTTCCCGCTGGGCAATCACGCCGATCTGATCGCCTCGATCACCCGGAAGCTCTGGCCGCTGGGCGATGTGACATTCATCCCCGGCCACGGCCCGGTCAGTACTTTCGGGCAGGAGCGGATCGACAATCCCTATGTCAGCGATGCCGCGGTGGCCGGCCAGGGCTCGGCCCGGCTGCCTTTGATCCGTTCGAAATAGAGCTTGCGGAAGGCCAGGGTTGGCTTGTCCGTGCGGACGGATTTCTCCACCCCGGCAGGCGGCACTTCGGACGGCTGCGAGCTTTCGAGAATCGCCTGATCTTCCAGCGCAATGCGCAGGTTCATCCGGCGGAATAGCGGGTTGAGCAGGCTCGATCGGGCGAAATCGCGCAGGGTGACGATAGTCAGCCGCGTCTGCCCCTGCTTCTCCGGGGTGCAGATGGCGAGCATTCGCAGCAATTTGCCCGGCGGATCGATGAACAGTTCCATCACATTGGGAAAACGGAAGTCCAGCCGGGCAGGGCGGTCTCGCCCTTCGATCACATTTTCGATCCGCGCACCGTAAGCGGTTTCGATCCAGTCGGTATCCATCCGGCCATGGCGGAACGGCGCGATGAAGCGGCCGATCGTTGCCTTGTGGACAAAGGGCAGGTGCGGGGAATCGAGCATGTTCTCCATCGCCCGCGTCCAGCGGATGTCCCACAGGGCCGATTGCGCGCTCAGCACCACGCCGGGGGCGCTCAGGCTTTCAGGGGGCATCGGCTCGGTATCGGGGCGAAATCCGGTGTAGAGCCACACCAGTCCGCCCGCCTCGCGCACTGGCAAGGCGAGGGCAGACAGCTTCTCGCATTTGGCATCCGGGTTCCACGGCACGGAGAGGCAGGCGCCGGTTCCGTCGAAGGTCCAGCCGTGGAATGGGCATTCGACGATTCCGTCGGCCAGCTTCCCCAGCGAAAGCGCGACTCCGCGATGGGGGCAGCGGTCGATCAGGGCGGAAAGCGTGCCATTCCGGCCACGGAACAGCACGATCCGTTCATCCGCCACGATGGCCGGATAGAGCTTCCCACTGCGGAAATCCGCGGAAAGCCCGATGATCACCCAGTGATTGGCGAAATCCGCGAACATGGCCGCCCGGTCAGACGATCTTGAGTGCAACCAGCAGGGCGTAGATCGCAAGGCCGATCAGCACGAGCAGAGTGGAGGCCATCCCGATCTTGCGAGTCACCGGGACGGATTCGCTGTCCATGCCCACCGCATGGGCCAGACGGCCGAGGAAATAGACTGCAGCGACATAGGAAAGCCAGATGTCCGCCTTGCCCGAAAGCTCGATTCCCGCGATCAGGATCAGCACCAGCGGCGTGTTTTCCGCATAATTGAGCTGGGCGCGCATGCGCCTCATCAGTGCATCATTATCGCCGTGGCCGTGGGCAACGCCGAATTTTGCGCGCAACTGGATGACCCGGAATGTCAGCCAGACACCGATGATCGCGGCCACTGCGGCCGAAGTGAGCGTAACGGTAAGGTGCATGTCGGATCGTCCCCTGTAATCTTGTGCTCGCCCTATATTCCCGGCGATGCTTGCAACGCACGCGAAAATCGCTATAGGCCGCGCCTTCACCGCCAGCCGCGATCCCGGCCTGCGCATAAGTGCCCCGCACTTGTGCATTGCCGGACCATCGCCTAGGGCGGCTTACGAAACCGATCTAGAATTTGCAGGAACAGGTGCCGCGATGGCTGTCCCCAAGAGAAAAACGACCCCCTCCCGCCGGGGTATGCGCCGTTCGCATGACGCGCTGAAGGTTGAAGCATTCCACGAATGCTCGAACTGTGGCGAACTCAAGCGCCCGCACAATCTGTGCACGCATTGCGGCCACTACAACGGGCGCGAGATCGTGGCCGTCGGGCTCTAAGCCCGGACTTACAGGGGTAAGCGCATGAATCTGCCGCGTATCGCCGTCGATGCGATGGGCGGCGATGAAGGCGTGCGCGTGATGGTCGAAGGCGCGGCGCTTGCTCGCCGTCGCCATGACCGTTTCAAATTCCTGCTGGTTGGGGATGAAGAGCGCATCAAACGTGCGCTCGATAATCACCCCAACCTGCGCGGGGCCTCCGAAATCCTGCATGCCGCAGATGTCGTGGCGGGCGATGAAAAGCCCACCCAGGCACTGCGTCGTGCCCGCACAACCTCCATGGGTCTGGCGATCAACGCCGTGAAACAGGGCGAGGCTGGCGGCGCGGTAAGCGGCGGCAACACCGGCGCGCTGATGGCCATGGCCAAGCTCGCCCTGCGCACCATGCCCGGAATCGACCGGCCCGCTCTGGCCGCGCTGATGCCCACACTGGGCGACAGCGATCTCGTCATGCTCGATCTTGGCGCCAATACCGATTGCGATGCCCGCAATCTGGTGCAGTTCGCGATCATGGGCGCTGCCTATTCGCGGATCGTCACCGGGCGCGAGGCGCCGCGCGTGCGCCTGCTGAATATCGGCACGGAAGAGAACAAGGGCACCGAACAGCTTCAGGAAGCCGCAGCCCGCTTGCGCGAGGCAACCGGCCTTTCGATGGAGTTCGAAGGTTTCGTGGAAGCCAACGGCCTGTCGCGCGGCGATGTGGACGTGGTGGTGACCGACGGATTTTCCGGCAATATCGCGTTGAAGGCAGTGGAAGGCACGGCCCGTTTCGTGGCCGATCTGCTGCGCCGCAGCTTCCAGAGCTCACTGCGATCCAAATTCGGATTCCTGGTCAGCCGTCCGGCAACGGATTTGCTGCGGCACCATCTGGACCCCAATAATCACAATGGCGCGGTTTTCCTGGGCCTCAATGGCGTGGTTGTGAAAAGCCATGGCAGCGCGACTGCCAATGGTGTGGCCAATGCCGTTGCGGTGACGGCGCGCCTGCTCGAGGCGAGCATTACCGAACGCATTGCTGCCGATCTTGCCGAACTGGGCGAGGAACGGTTGCGTCACAACGGCAATTCCTCCGCCGGAAACGGTCAAGATAAAGAGAACGCAGTATGATCCGTTCCGTGGTCAAGGGCACCGGCTCCGCCCTGCCGGCACGCGCAGTGACCAATGAAGAGCTCGCCAGCACTGTCGATACCAGCGACGAGTGGATCGTGGAGCGTACCGGCATTCGTTCGCGCCACATTGCCGACGAGACGGAGACGACCTCCAGCCTGGCCGCAGATGCAGGCCGCAAGGCATTGGCCGCGGCAGGCATCGAAGGTGCGGCTGTGGACCTGATTATCGTGGCCACCGCCACCCCGGATCAGACCTTCCCGGCGACCGCTACCAAGGTGCAGGACGCGCTTGGATGCAACGGGGGAATCGCCTTCGACGTTTCGGCGGTCTGTTCGGGATTCCTCTACGCGCTGGGTGTTGCCGATTCGCTACTCAAGACCGGAATGGCTAAGTGTGCGTTGGTTATCGGGGCGGAAACCTTCAGCCGGATTCTCGACTGGGAAGACCGTGCTACCTGCGTCCTTTTCGGGGACGGTGCAGGGGCTGTCGTGCTCGCGGCGGAGGACGTTGAAGAGGGCGGTCCGGGCGTGCTCGCCACCCGTCTTCATGCCGATGGCGCCCATAACGAACTACTGTTCACCGATGGTGGGCCTTCTTCCACCGGAACAGTGGGCAAGGTGCGTATGAAAGGCCGCGAAGTGTTCCGGCACGCCGTGGTCAATCTGGCAGAAGTTCTTGAGGAAGTGCTTGAAGAGGCTGGATTTACTGCAGCCGATCTGGACTGGGTCGTGCCCCATCAGGCCAATGCCCGCATTCTGGATGCCACGGCACGCAAGCTCGGTCTGGCAAACGAAAAGGTGATCGTAACCGTCGATCGCCATGCCAATACTTCGGCCGCATCGGTGCCTCTGGCGCTCGATTTTGCGGTGCGTGACGGGCGCATAAAACAGGGCGATCTGGTGATGCTGGAAGCCATGGGCGGAGGCTTCACCTGGGGTGCCAGCCTGCTGCGCATGTGATTTTCTGAAAACTTCGGCTATCCGAAAAATCCGCAGAAATGCGGGTTATATTGCCTTGTTCACACAAAGTGTTAGGTTGATCCCATTGGAACTGTCCAGGCAATCTGAACAGGGGACGGGAAGATGATGCGTTCGGTCGGCACGCTTACACGCGCAGATCTCGCTGAGGTGATCAATCGCAAGATGGGATTTTCCCGTGCGGAATCACTCGCGATGGTTGAGGCAATTCTCGATCACATGTGCCACGCGTTGGAGCGCGGTGAAAACGTTAAAATATCCGGTTTCGGAACTTTCTTGTTACGGGACAAGAATGAGCGTGTAGGCCGCAATCCCAAAACCGGGATCGAGGTGCCGATTACGCCGCGCCGCGTACTGACCTTTCGCGCCAGCCAGATCCTGAAAGACCGGGTTAGCCAGGGTTAAGAACAGGAAAGCAGGGGCAAAGTGGTAGTTGATCCGAGGTTCAGCGACGGCAAGGATGCCGACGCGCTGCGCACCATCGGCGAAGTCGCGCGCGCGCTGGGTATCAAGCAGCACGTCTTGCGATATTGGGAACAGCAATTTCCCATGCTCAAGCCGCTGAAACGCAGCGGCGGGCGGCGCTATTATCGTCCGGAAGACATCCGCATCGTCGATACGATCGATCGGCTGGTGAACCGGGAAGGCTATACGCTGAAAGGCGCGCGGCTGGCGCTGTCCGGCGGCAAGGCTGCGGCAGCGGAAGCACCGCCCGCTACGACGGCGCGTGGGGACGGCGATACGCATCCGGCAGGCGACATCGTTCCGCAATTGCGCGCGATCCGCAGCAGGCTGGCCGCCGCGCTGGAGCGTTGATTGGCCGCGGGGCGTAGGCCCCGGCCAGCCGTAATTGCTTTTCGTCATCGCGAGGGACTTAGTCTCGCGGCGATCCAAGGCAGTTATATCCGGCTCTGGATTGCCGCTTCGGCTTCGCCTCCTCGCAATGACAAGTGAGGCGAAAGGGATCAGCGGCTAACCGCGCCCTTCCGGCCCCAGTTCTGGATCGAGATCGCGCGGGCGGGCGAGGTGGATCAGGCGGCCGCAATTCGGCTCAAGCTCTGCCCAGTCGGCAATATCCAGTTCCAGCACGGCAAAGGTGGCGGTGGGGTATTTCTCGGCTGCGGCATCGAACAGCGCGTTTTCGGCATCGGGCGGAACCAGATCGAAGATCAGTTCCTGCAGGCCCGGATTATGCCCCGCCAGCAACACGCTGTCCGGGCTGCCTTCCACGGCGCGCAGCAGTTCGATCAGCGTGCTGGAACTGGCCAGATAGGCCCGGTCCTGCCAGTTGACGTGGCCGTCGATCCCGGCGGCTTCCAGTGTGCGCTTTACCCTTTCGGCAGGGCTGGCCAGCACCTGTTCCCACCTGATCCCGTGATCGCGGATGTGCTGGCCCATCAGGGCGGCGCCCTTGCGGCCACGATTGTTCAGCCCGCGATCGAAATCGCGCAGGCCCAGATCGTCCCAGTCGGATTTGGCATGGCGCAGGAGGCCGAGCAGTTTCACGAGGGCGTGGATCCTTCCAGCGGCGATGCCGGGGAGGCCGGAATCGCGTCGCTCGCCCCAGAAACACCGCTCGCGATGCGATGTAAAGCCTCATCGAGCGTCAGGCGGATGACAGGCGTGCCCTTGGGGAATGCGGCTGTCAGCCTCGTGGGGAAGGCAGCGGAAAGGACCACGAAATGGCCCTTGTCGTCCTTGCTGCGGATCAGGCGGCCGAAGGCCTGTGCCAGCCGCGCGCGGATGATCCGGTCATCGAAGGAACTGCCGCCCCCGGCCGCGCGGCGGGCGCGGTGGAGGATGGAGGGCTTGGGCCAGGGCACCTGTTCCATCACCACGCAGCGCAGCGATTCGCCCGGCACGTCCACCCCGTCGCGCAGGGCATCGGTGCCCAGCAGCGAGGCGCGCGGATCGTCGCGGAAGATGTCCACCAGCGTGCCGGTGTCGATCGGATCGACATGCTGGGCGTAAAGCGGCAGGCCTTCGCGCGCCAGCCGGTCGGCAATGCGGCCATGGACCGCGCGCAACCGGCGGATCGCGGTAAACAGGCCGAGCACGCCGCCCTTCGATGCCTCGATAATGCGGGCATAGGCGCCGGCCAGCGCGGCAATGTCGCCCTTTTTCACATCGGTGACGATCAGCACTTCGGCGTTGGAGGCATAGTCGAACGGGCTTTCATGCTCGCTCAGCATCGGGGCTGTATCGAGCCAGTTCGCGCCGGAGCGGGTGAGGGCGGCTTGCCATTCGCCGCCATCCTTCAGCGTCGCGCTGGTCAGCATCACGCCGTGAGCGGGTTCCAGAACGACCTGCGCGAAGGGCTTCATCGGATCGAGGAAGCGGCGGTGCAGGCCGATATCGTATTCGCGCGCGTCGGAACGGTCGACTGCGAGCCAGTCAACGAAATCCGGGTCCGCCGCGCCGCCCAGCCGGTCAAGCAGGGCCTCCCACGAGGCGAGCATGTCGATGCGCCATTTGAGCGAATAGCGCGCCCCTTCGATGCGGGCGCGGCCCTGGCCGTCCAGCCAGTCCGGCGGATCTTCCAGCAGAGCCTCAAGCCGGACGGAGAGCTTCATCAGCGGCGAGCGGATCGCCGCCAGCGCCTGCGCGGCCTGCTGGGCCAGTTCGATGAAATTGCCGTCCAGCTGGGCGGCCTCGGTCTCTATGCCATAGCCCGCTTCCTGCCCGCCGCTTTCGTCCCGCGCATAGGTAAGGGCGCGCACGCCTGCGAGCAGTTCTTCCAGCGGGCCGGAGGGCTGGTTTTCCGCCAGCCGTTGCAGCCAGCCTTCGCCGGGCAGCGCCTCTGCGGCGGTGACGGCATCGGCCACGGCCTTGCCGCCTGCCTCGTCATAAGAGGCGATGTCCGCCAGACGCGCGGCGAGGCCCCGGCGACGGCCTTTCGATCCGCGTTCCGGGCCGGTGATCCAGCGGCGCAATTCCACGCATTCCAGCCCGGTCAGTTCCGCCGCGAAAGTGGAATCGGCCGAATCGAATACGTGATGGCCTTCGTCGAACACGATGCGGGTGGGGCGCTGGGCATGGTCTCGCCCTCTGGCTGCATTGACCATCACCAGCGCGTGATTGGCGATCACCAGATCGGCCTGCGCGCTGGCCCGCGCGGCGCGTTCGATGAAGCATTTGCGGTAATGCGGGCAGCCTGCATAGACGCATTCGCCGCGCTGGTCGGTCAGGCTGCGGATCGCGCGGTTGCGGAACAATGTGCCCAGCCAGCCGGGCAGATCGCCACCGATCATGTCCCCATCCTGTGTGTAAGCCGCCCAGCGCGCCACAAGCTGGGCCAGCACTGCCGCCCGCCCGCCAAAGCCGCCTTGCAGCGCATCTTCCAGATTGAGCAGGCACAGGTAATTCTCGCGCCCCTTGCGCACCACTACAGGCTGGGTGCCGTCGGCGCGATTATTGGGCCACGCCCGGCGGCTTTCGCGGCGCAGTTGGCGCTGGAGGTTCTTGGTGAAGGTGGAAACCCACACAGTGCCGCCGGATTTTTCCGCCCAGAGCGAGGCCGGGGCGAGATAGCCCAGCGTCTTGCCGATGCCGGTGCCTGCCTGCGCCAGCAGCATATGCGGCACGCCGCGCCGGTCACGCGGGGAAAAGGCGCTGGCGGCCTCTGCGGCATAGGCGCGCTGGCTTTCGCGTTCCTCCGCGCCCGATCCGGTGAGCCGGGCAAGGCGGGCGCGCACTTCCTCCGGCGCAAGCGTGACCTGAGCGGGCTGGGGCCGTTCCGGCGTTTCTTCCCATTCGGGCAGTCGCGTGAACAGCCAGCGTTCGGCGCGCTGCGGCTGACGGATATGCGGGGCGATCACGTTCGCCCAGGGCCAGCGCAGCCGCATCAGCGACTGGAGCACGCTCCACGCGCCTTCGCGTTCCTGCCATTCCTCGCTTTCGCAGGTTTCCAGCAACCTGCCCGCCGCAAGCTGGAGCAGGGCAGGCACGCCATCGTCGCTGGCCGGTTCATCCAGCCCCAGCGCATGGGCAAGGCCCTTGGGCGTGGGCACGCAGAAGCGGGCGGGGTGGATGAAGGCGAAGAGTTCCAGCAGGTCCAGCCCGGAAAGGTCCGGATAGCCCAGCCGGGTGGCCACCAACGGGGCATTGAGGATCAGCAACGGTGTATCGGCCGCCGCCATGATCGCTTCCCCCTTGCCCACCGTGCGCGTGGCGCCATTGG from the Erythrobacter sp. SG61-1L genome contains:
- a CDS encoding ATP-dependent DNA helicase — protein: MTQPLPLPALHASHAGSWLRAANGATRTVGKGEAIMAAADTPLLILNAPLVATRLGYPDLSGLDLLELFAFIHPARFCVPTPKGLAHALGLDEPASDDGVPALLQLAAGRLLETCESEEWQEREGAWSVLQSLMRLRWPWANVIAPHIRQPQRAERWLFTRLPEWEETPERPQPAQVTLAPEEVRARLARLTGSGAEERESQRAYAAEAASAFSPRDRRGVPHMLLAQAGTGIGKTLGYLAPASLWAEKSGGTVWVSTFTKNLQRQLRRESRRAWPNNRADGTQPVVVRKGRENYLCLLNLEDALQGGFGGRAAVLAQLVARWAAYTQDGDMIGGDLPGWLGTLFRNRAIRSLTDQRGECVYAGCPHYRKCFIERAARASAQADLVIANHALVMVNAARGRDHAQRPTRIVFDEGHHVFDSADSTFAAELTGLECVELRRWITGPERGSKGRRRGLAARLADIASYDEAGGKAVADAVTAAEALPGEGWLQRLAENQPSGPLEELLAGVRALTYARDESGGQEAGYGIETEAAQLDGNFIELAQQAAQALAAIRSPLMKLSVRLEALLEDPPDWLDGQGRARIEGARYSLKWRIDMLASWEALLDRLGGAADPDFVDWLAVDRSDAREYDIGLHRRFLDPMKPFAQVVLEPAHGVMLTSATLKDGGEWQAALTRSGANWLDTAPMLSEHESPFDYASNAEVLIVTDVKKGDIAALAGAYARIIEASKGGVLGLFTAIRRLRAVHGRIADRLAREGLPLYAQHVDPIDTGTLVDIFRDDPRASLLGTDALRDGVDVPGESLRCVVMEQVPWPKPSILHRARRAAGGGSSFDDRIIRARLAQAFGRLIRSKDDKGHFVVLSAAFPTRLTAAFPKGTPVIRLTLDEALHRIASGVSGASDAIPASPASPLEGSTPS